CAACCTCGGCTTCATCCGACTGAACAAACTGGGCGACATCGATCTGGGTGAGCTCGAAGAGAGCCTGCGCCTGAACCTGCGCCCGACCGTCCAGGTGACGCAGGCCATGCTGCCGGGTATGCGCGAGCGCGGCTGGGGACGTATCGTCAACATGTCCAGCCTGGTCGTCCTGGGCATGGCGGAACGTTCGACCTATGCCGCGGCGAAGAGCGCCATGATCAGCTTCACTCGTACATGGGCGCTGGAACTCGCGCAGACCGGCATCACGGTGAACGGCGTCGCGCCCGGGCCGACCGAAACCGAAATGTTTCGTCAAAACACCAAGCCGGGCAGCGATGCGGAGCGCCGCTACCTGACGGCGGTGCCGATGGGCCGCTTCGGCAAACCTGACGAGATCGCCGCTGCCGTGGCGTTCCTGTTGTCCGATGATGCGGCATTCATCACCGGACAAACCCTGTTCGCCGATGGCGGCGCGTCGATCGGCAAGGCGCCGTTCTGATCGGCACCCCGCACATCGTCAGAAGAAATGGCGCCAGTCTTCGAGCCACCCGGGGAATTCATCCGCCGCCATCGGATTGGCGATGTGATACCCCTGCGCGTACGTGCACCCGAGCCCCTGCAGGAAATCCCAGTCCTGCCGGGTCTCCACGCCGACGGCGACCGACATCCGGTCCAGGCTGTGCGCGAGCCCCATGCACGATTTCAGCACGGTGCCCAGCGGCCGCTTCTTCGACGCGCCGTCGACGAACGAGCGGTCGATCTTGAGTTCGGAGAACGGGATGCGCGCCAGGATCTGCAGGTTCGAGCGCCCCGTGCCGTAGTCGTCGATCGCGAGGCCGAAACCCATCATGCGCAAGCGCACGAGGCGTTCGATGAAGTCGACGTCGAAGCTCAGAATCGACGATTCCGTCATCTCGAACGTCAGGTAGTCGGGCAGCACGCCGTGGCGCTGCATCGTCGACGCCACCTGGCGGATGAAGTTCGGATGCGCCAGCGTTTCCGGCGCCAGGTTCAGCGAGATGGAGATCGGGATGCCCTGGTCGTGGTAGCGGCGGCAGCGCTCCACCGACATCTCCAGCATCGTCCAGTCGAGGAAGTCGACCCGGTTGTTCTGCTCCAGCGCCCCGATGAAGGCCGATGGACCCAGCATGCCGTGCTCGGGATGGCGCCAGCGGGCGAACGTCTCCAGGCCTTTCACCTGCCCCGTCGCGAGTTCGATCTTGGGCTGGAAGAACGGTTCGAACTGACGCTTCTGCAGGCCGACGCCCACTTCGGCGAACGAGAAACTGGGGCCGGGCGCCGGCGCCGGCGCGGGGCGCGGGGCCTGGTAATTGTCCAGCAGGCCGCGCAGCTTGGTGCTCGTGACGGGCTTGGCGATCGTCCCGAGCAGGTCGACGCCATGCGCCTGCGCGAGGCTCTCGACGGAAAACAGCACGCTGGCCGGCTGGGCGCCCACGACGATCAGGCGCACGGTCGACTTCAGCGCCGCGATGGCGCGCAGCAGTTCGAGGCCATCCATGCCCCCCAGGTCGAGGTCGATGACGGCGACGTCCACCTTCGGCGTGAAGCTGGCCTGCAGGGTGCGCAGGGCCATCGGGCCGTCCGGCACGTCCGTGACGCGCGTGGCGCCCACCTGGGCGAGCGCCTCGATCAGCGCGCGGCGCTGCACCGGGTCCGCTTCCGCGACCAGGAAATGCAAAGACTGCAACTGCGATTGCCCAATGTCCATCATCACTCCGTCGTTACCTCCACGAAGCGTAACCGAACCGGCAGGTCGCGTCTATGCCCCCTGTTGCTGGCGCAGCTGTTCGAAGAAGCATACGGCCGCGCAGGCGGCCACGTTCAGCGATTCCACCGCGCCCGCGTGCGGGATGACGACGCGGTGCGTGGCGAGGTTCAGGAGCGTGTCCGACACGCCCTTCCCTTCGTGGCCCAGCAGCCAGGCGACGGGACGGGACAGGTCGACGTCGTAGATCCGTTCGCTCGCATAGCCGCTCGTCGCGAGCACGGGCACCCGCGCCGCGCGCACGAGCGCCGCCAGGTCGACGTTCTCGAAGATCTCCAGCACGAAATGGGCGCCCATCGCGGCCCGCAATACCTTCGGCGACCAGATCGACGCCGTGCCGGGGCTGCAATACACCTGCCGGATGCCGGCCGCGCCGGCGCTGCGCAGGATCGAACCGGCATTGCCGGGGTCTTGCACGCCGTCCAGCAGCACGGCCGATTGCACCAGCGCTTCCGGTGTCGCGGGCCGCGGCGTGTCGACGAGGAACAGCAGATGGATGCCGTGTTCGAC
This genomic stretch from Massilia putida harbors:
- a CDS encoding SDR family oxidoreductase, producing MKKRTFLISGASKGIGRALAERLARDGHHVVGLARNADDPRFPGTLLSVDLADEAATARVQAEVGREHAIDGVVNNLGFIRLNKLGDIDLGELEESLRLNLRPTVQVTQAMLPGMRERGWGRIVNMSSLVVLGMAERSTYAAAKSAMISFTRTWALELAQTGITVNGVAPGPTETEMFRQNTKPGSDAERRYLTAVPMGRFGKPDEIAAAVAFLLSDDAAFITGQTLFADGGASIGKAPF
- a CDS encoding EAL domain-containing response regulator: MDIGQSQLQSLHFLVAEADPVQRRALIEALAQVGATRVTDVPDGPMALRTLQASFTPKVDVAVIDLDLGGMDGLELLRAIAALKSTVRLIVVGAQPASVLFSVESLAQAHGVDLLGTIAKPVTSTKLRGLLDNYQAPRPAPAPAPGPSFSFAEVGVGLQKRQFEPFFQPKIELATGQVKGLETFARWRHPEHGMLGPSAFIGALEQNNRVDFLDWTMLEMSVERCRRYHDQGIPISISLNLAPETLAHPNFIRQVASTMQRHGVLPDYLTFEMTESSILSFDVDFIERLVRLRMMGFGLAIDDYGTGRSNLQILARIPFSELKIDRSFVDGASKKRPLGTVLKSCMGLAHSLDRMSVAVGVETRQDWDFLQGLGCTYAQGYHIANPMAADEFPGWLEDWRHFF
- a CDS encoding TrmH family RNA methyltransferase, producing the protein MKSVTSRDNPFYKELKHLAGSSHALRKAGRSLLDGVHLCQAYLDLIGQPLHCIVSEGALANPEVAAIVDRVEAARASAQSTVISLPDALFGALSQVEHGIHLLFLVDTPRPATPEALVQSAVLLDGVQDPGNAGSILRSAGAAGIRQVYCSPGTASIWSPKVLRAAMGAHFVLEIFENVDLAALVRAARVPVLATSGYASERIYDVDLSRPVAWLLGHEGKGVSDTLLNLATHRVVIPHAGAVESLNVAACAAVCFFEQLRQQQGA